GAATAGCAGTTTTAGTTCCGTTCACGAAATCAACCACCTCGACCGCGTCACCTACTGCATAGACCTGATCCAAATTTGTTTCCATGCGCTCGTTGACCAAGATATGGCCGCGTGGACCGAACTCTAAACCACTATCCTTCAGGAAAGAGGTATCCGGCGAAACGCCGATGGCCAACAGAACCATATCACTTTGAAGCACAGTGCCACTTGCCAACTGAACCTCTATTTGTTCACCCACTTCTGCAAACCCCTGGACCATATCGGAAAAAATAAGATTAACGCCATGCTCGTCGAGCTCTTTTGCCAAAATAGAAGACATTTCAGTATCGAACGGAGCTAAGATTTGTGGACCCGCCTCGATCAAGCTTACTTCCAGACCTGCTTCTCTGAGGTTCTCCGCCATCTCAACACCGATAAACCCACCACCGATCACAACGGCGGAACGAGTGCCTTCGGCTGCGACTTTGGTTTTGATTTTGTCGGTGTCGGGAATGTTGCGCAGCATGTGAATTTTGGAACTCTCGATACCAGGTAGATTCGGACGAATCGGTTTAGCGCCGGGTGATAAAATAAGCGCATCATAGCTCTCTTCATAGGAGCCTTTTTCTATACTTTCTACTCTTACTTTCTTGTTCACAGGGTCGATAGACACCACTTCACTTTGAATCCGAACATCGATGTTAAAACGTTTATGCATCGCCTCTGGTGTCTGAACCAGCAGCTTGGAGCGATCCTGAATGGAACCTCCGATATAATAAGGCAGTCCGCAATTGGCAAAAGAAATGTACGGATCACGTTCAAACATGATGATATGAGCCTCTTCATCTAATCTCCGAAGCCTGGCGGCCGCTGATGCGCCTCCTGCAACTCCTCCGACAATCAGTACTTTTTTACTCATGATGTTTTATTCCTCCCCTAAAAATAGCTGAATTAGATGTTTGATTTTCTCGTCTTTAACAGAATAGTTAATTTCCAGTCCATTACGTTCGGTTTCGACAATGCCTAGAGCTCTAAGCTTCTGCAAATGCTGGGATACCGTAGATTGTGGAAGGTCGAGACAGTCCTGCA
This genomic stretch from Paenibacillus sp. FSL H7-0737 harbors:
- a CDS encoding ArsR/SmtB family transcription factor produces the protein MDKNFKAYNQTAETLKAIAHPVRLCIIKGLLEKGSCNVSFMQDCLDLPQSTVSQHLQKLRALGIVETERNGLEINYSVKDEKIKHLIQLFLGEE